AGGTAATTGCAACTGAAAAATACAGAAAGTAGAGATGCTTCGTCACAATAAAGGCAACAAAGCTGAGAAGGGCACTGAAAGCAAAAGCGTAATATACGACTCCCTGCAAAATCACATTTATGAATTCAGAATTCATTTGCATAAAGATCACATTTTGAATTTGTAAAAGCCAAAATCTATCTTTAGTTAtctaaattcttaaaatttaaagaattgcAAGAAAATGCCACCTGAAGAAAACAAGAACCAAAACCAGTTCGTCTCATGTTTTTTCCAAATCTATAGCATGGACAGCTGCAACATCAAGTGCACGGTTACTTGAAGTCAGAGCAAAATTCAAACACataataccaataaaaaaatggaagaatcCAATTTTGCCTGAAACACTCTATGTTCAATGGCCCAAAGACGGCATAATTGACCAGAATAAACAAATCAACATTGAAGATAATTCATcataacacacacaaaaaaaatcccttcTGAGCATTGCCTTTAACTATTAAATTCCCATAAAATTAAAGTCAATATCCACACATAAACAGTTTTTTAgagaaacaatacaaatatatatttaaagctACAAACATGAATTCTTCACCTCATGTTACacaaaattattatcaaatagTAACATTTATAaaccaaactgatttttttttttaaatacaaatttaaagcTGCCATCATGAAATTTCCATATCCAATTAAACTCCCCAAACCCATTAACATTAAAAGACTCCACACAAACgtaaactaaactaaaataatttttcattaaatttaacgCAAAGCAATAATTAGCTAGAAACACAACAAAACCaaaggaataatttttttaaaaaaagaacgaaaacaaaatgaaaagttCCATCTTTTCTTTATGGGTTTAGCTTCTCCTTGTAAATTCTAATCACGGAACACTCggaaaacagaaacagagatAGAAGATTACCAAAGAGATTCAATGGCAATGCGGCGGTCATCAAAGCAATCAAGAACTTCACCTTCCCACATCCTGAAACCACCACCGCCACCTCCAACTCCATTATTATAATGACGCAAATcaccttcttcctcttcttctttgctTTCAAGTTTGACCCAATATTTGCCTTGTGTTTGCATAGCCACAGTAGAacataacatatcaaaatccaAAACACTCATTCCTTCCATTAACAGCTTCTCCTCTTCATCTTCCTCCTTCCTTCGATTCACCTCTACTTGCTTTTCCAAATCCCCCATTTCACAAACAAAGAAAGTTTGACAAATCTCTTACCAGTAAGCAAACACACCAaaagttttcctttctttcgTTCTCTTCCTTCTTATCCTTTGTGTATTTAAAAAAGGGCTTCTCTCCTTTTTATATATGGCAATGTgttttcagatttattttttatatgataaactATATTCTAGTCCCTATAGAGTGCGCAATGCTCTACTTTGTCCTCTATAGTTTATAGTATTTTTTCGTGTAGTATATAAGAACTCTTTCTTGATGgttttatttaagtttataGTAGggctttttgttttgttttgtggcATTATTGAAAACTTAAAAGGGTTATTTTGGGTTGCACTCTCAAATCTCACGTGAAGAAATTTCATACTATAAGGACTATACTGAAATAGATATGGAAATAGAGGACCTAAATAATAGTTTACCTTTGTTTTATACTCATGGGAGGCCGTTGCTTTTAGGTTTTCTAAGAGACGATTCTCTTTCTTCTAGTTGGGTGGGGTTGGCGGGGAATTAATGGAAAGTGTGACCCACTTGGATTTTTAGACGGTACAGCTGTTGCCACGTAATAAGAGTAATTGCTTAACACTTGTTTCCTAAccgtaagaaaaaaaattaatattaattgataattctaaattctcaaaaaaaaaacataacgaaaaggtttattttgaagattttttttattttattttttcattttaaaatatattttttaaaatcttgagaCTTATGGTTTTGAGTCTAAATCTAGAAAAAGGAAATTAGAAAgagtttatttaaagaaaatatataccaATCCAATAATGATGAGATGACCTAATTAAGATggaacttggaaaaaaaataatcccaatGCATGAAAAATTGGAAACCGCTTTGCTAATGCATTAACCATTAAGAAAAAATAcgatttttattctttgatgtTGTCACCTTTGAGCCATTGAATATGAGAGATATGAAAAAGagaatatccattttttttgttcctttgaCTGGTCCATGTATCCTAGCAGAAAAATACATAATTGATAATACTCCTTGATTAATTCTCCGGTTCTCCaacaaacatcttaaaataaaatctactaTATAACTGAATTCACAtcaattagatcaatattttttcttcattttgttttttttattgataaccATAATATTCCGGTCAAATTATAGAcaccttaattaattttccagTATTATAAAGTTAACAACAAGAAAGCCTTCAATAATactaaaatttatgatatttgaaTTAGTAATctctatataataaatttagaatttgaccagttaaattatatcttcgagccaaaataaaagtaaaggcaaaataaaaacacactCTTTTTAGACCCGAGAAATGGCAATCTCCGCTAACAACTCCTTTTAAGAATCCATgtcttatatataataaatttagaatttgaccagttaaattatatcttcaagccaaaataaaagtaaagataaaataaaaacactttcttTTTAGACCCGAGAAATGACAATCTCGGCTACCAACTCTTTTTAAGAATCCATGTCTTATGTAAATGTGAATACACATCATCAACAATAGCTCTCATTCATTCAAATTGGTGGCTTGCAGCTAACCAGTGGGGAAACAAGGAGATGgatgtgttttctattattgaAGGAAAATAAGGTATCAAGTTGAGTGGAAGGCAACGAAGAGCATGGCGTCAGGTGTTCACTGAAAAACAGGCCATGCCCATGATGAACTAATTTTACAGGCAAATGCCTCATCAGATACCATtcataattaacaaacaaatcTGTTGGTTTACCTGTTTAATGAATGAACGCATCATCAGCATCTCTATCTCACCCTTGGAGAATTCCTTCAATAGAAGGCCAACATGGTGCTGATCATGGTGGTGGGACCTTTAGAAAATCATGCCTGCACggagttttgtttttgctaagaTAAGCTTCTGATTCCCGATAAAGGTCACTTTTTGTGCACCTAGTGTGAATTTCTCCCCAAACCATGTGCAAAAGGCCATTTTGTAGTGCTCATTTGacaaaatcaaaggaaaatgatAGTGGCAATTGGAGCACCAAGGGCCTTGGCATGTACCATGTGTATCATGAAAGGTGTTGCGTTATATGATGTCACCAACGGCCAAAGAAGGGCCGCAGGCTTGAACCAGTCGAAAAAGCACCAACAAGCTAAGAACAGTCCTTGCCCCTCCATGGCCTTACCAAAATTGTGCAGCCAATCCATGCATATTATTCCCAATTATAAGCAACAATCCCAGCCTAAGTCATTTCTCACCCTAGTTCTTAGTTCTTGGCATCCCTATGATCATACACGAGTGCCTATCACTTTATTCAAGTTATCTTAGTTTAAATGACAATGAAACTGCCTAACAGAAACTATATAATATATCCCGTCAAAATATTTGAGATACTCCATTACCAATTAGGTCTGCCCAACGttgttcaaataaatttttgcaaGCCACCTGAAGGTCCATCTTCATAGGATGAATGGTGCACTAATGAAGCAAGTCTAAGCAGCCAAATGGTGTAGAATTGTGAACCCAGAATTCATCATAAATGATGTTAACGCCATGACATACCAAAATTTATCAGCTTGATATAGAGAAATGTATTACCAATAGTTATCTGACAGTATACAAATGATACATATCACACTGCAAACCAGATTGATGCCAGTCTAGGCAAAAGGACCTTGGTTTGCCATTTTCAGATGATGCAAAAGTAGCTGGAACAAGATTACCATATTAAACAATTGCTTGGAGTTTAAGACTTTGCGGCTGGTCTCACAAGTCCCAATCCTGAACCACTACCCAAATGCTTGAACTCTGTTGCCATGAGATGATCCCCATGGCCAGCAAAGCCTGTTCCACCTTTTCCCAAGTTCACCAAATTGCGCTCTTTACATCCCTTAGTGCAAACCAGACAAACCTTATCGACAGCCATAAATTTGTCAGAGCACTTCTTGCAGAAGACATGACCACAGGAACTAAGTGCCACTAGTGATAGTGTGTTGGTGAGAGTAACCTTGCAGCTAGGACAAATGTAGGTCTTATCAAGAGAACTGGATGATTTCTTTTCACTGGTGTCTTCTGTAAAGTAAACAGGGAACAGGCTCTTCAGCTTGAGCTTTTCCTTGCCTTCTGGGCAGACAGTACTTGTGGAAGGAGCGTCCACTTTAACAGGAGCATCTGGTGTAGCTGAGGGTAGCCAAAATGCTTTCATTGTCCGGAGAGCTTCCTCTTCATACGAAGTGACCTTCACACTGTTTGCCCCGTGGAACCCTGGCTTGTCTTGGCTGTGGTTTCTATCGCTGTACTGTGGAACTGCACCATGATTTTGCTGATCAAATGCATCAAGCTCCCTTGCTTTCTGCAACATGAACTTCTCTTTCTCCTCATCCTTTTCCTGCTTCTTCTGTAATTCATGGGCAGCTAGCTTCCTGACAAGTAAGAGAAAAACACACTTCTCATCGCAGCATTGGCActgtaaagaataaaagaagatCACACAATACATGGAAACAGCTAAAAAATGTACGAAACAGTTCGATCCTACAGGTAAAAAGGCTGAGCTAGCACAGGCTCTCTTGTCTTTAATTGATGTTCCAATCTGCTCTTTAAGTTcatatcaaaaaagaaagggGAGGGCAAATTGCACTTAAAGCCAGTTCTAATTcaggtataaaataaaattgtcacAAGACCCTTTTCCATCTAAATCTTTACCATAAATGCAAAGATTAATATCTTCTTAAATTTTTGCCCAGATAAGACTCCTATGCTTCTGACAAAAAAGTCAGTAGTATATAGCTTCGCAGACCACTCGTGCCCACAAAGACACAGTCACCATGAAAATTGTAGAAGCTGGCTGGTGACCTAAGATGACCAATTAGACTGTTAAAATGACCAACTTTCTTTCACCATGAATTCCAACCCACTCAATTGCCCAAGATCCTAATTTCCAAAATTCCAAGAAATAGATCCTAATTTCCAAGATTCCAAGAAACAGTGTATATCAGATAAAGCAATAAGGTAAAAGAACTACAACAGCATACATTCAGAACAGATAACTGCTTAAATAAGGGGAAAATTTGAATCACGAGTTCTCTTCGCAGTTTAACACAAACCTTCTCCCCACACCATGTCGCAAAATAATCTATAAAGGCAGGAATACTTCCTCACGACATTTTAGCTCACACACAACCAAACAGTTACTACCCAAATCAATCAGAGCACAAGTACATTCATGTATCATCATTCGTCACAAAACTCAAAGAGCCTAAGCTTCTCAACACACAAAACAATGGCCTGCCGCAAGAAAAGTTCCCAATTTAATCTCCAATTCAGATTGTAacctttcaatcaaaatttaaacaatcaTCTCTCACTTCTCATATCAATTTCAGTTCACAACTCAACAAGCCTTGCTAGTATAATTCATAAAACCTTGCTTATCCTTCTGAAGGACAGCCTTGCTCTCCAAAAAGAGCtacattaaaactaaaaatttactTAATCGAGGTCCTATTTCAGTTCACCAACAAAACAAATCCCCCGCTAAACCAAgtccaaaaaataaacatttaaaacaataaccaaaattcaa
The DNA window shown above is from Populus trichocarpa isolate Nisqually-1 chromosome 4, P.trichocarpa_v4.1, whole genome shotgun sequence and carries:
- the LOC112327234 gene encoding uncharacterized protein LOC112327234, with translation MGDLEKQVEVNRRKEEDEEEKLLMEGMSVLDFDMLCSTVAMQTQGKYWVKLESKEEEEEGDLRHYNNGVGGGGGGFRMWEGEVLDCFDDRRIAIESLCCPCYRFGKNMRRTGFGSCFLQGVVYYAFAFSALLSFVAFIVTKHLYFLYFSVAITFFIGMYLGFFRTQMKKKFNIRGSDSSLDDCVYHLICSCCSLSQESRTLEMNNVQDGIWHGRGDTICVGSYSEGNKVFLELHPPSAVAAKSPDICSMQKSTDLSDQSST
- the LOC18109132 gene encoding E3 ubiquitin-protein ligase CSU1 — protein: MPQRHSKNNNDLAFFTYDEKRKLGYGTQKERLGKDSIKPFDACCLCLKPFIDPMSCQKGHVFCKECILECLLAQKKDIQRKLAAHELQKKQEKDEEKEKFMLQKARELDAFDQQNHGAVPQYSDRNHSQDKPGFHGANSVKVTSYEEEALRTMKAFWLPSATPDAPVKVDAPSTSTVCPEGKEKLKLKSLFPVYFTEDTSEKKSSSSLDKTYICPSCKVTLTNTLSLVALSSCGHVFCKKCSDKFMAVDKVCLVCTKGCKERNLVNLGKGGTGFAGHGDHLMATEFKHLGSGSGLGLVRPAAKS